A region of Halalkaliarchaeum desulfuricum DNA encodes the following proteins:
- a CDS encoding TrkA C-terminal domain-containing protein — protein MIPMPAATFAEPNVALLNLLTYAILAGVASGSVAAVYRWYVNDELPEGIAIIFGVSVIALYLNTASLGSYVAGEQVGLFEPATAFFNLVALGVATAVSPVGLRVGDVMGRNAAAMAGGRQLQGDVSEVVRSAGRVTSVTLPPAADINDIDSYDPVSPETKERMSDETLLFPRRITVEELRERLTTRIKEDYGVGHVDLEITSDGTVEYLGVGSRAAGIGPTLAPGTAAIAVRADPPYAATPGDTVQLWTDEEGPKRVTTAELRATAGDVATVALDESDAENVEQTRRYRLVTLPAEPQADREFASLLRNADETMSVATVAPESGWVGAPIDHLGPTVAAVRPRDGSITAIPPRSYALAAGDELYLVGRPDSLRRAERRVRGETEPEQTGAQSSLSGGSD, from the coding sequence ATGATTCCGATGCCGGCCGCGACGTTTGCGGAACCGAACGTCGCCCTCCTGAACCTGCTCACGTACGCGATCCTCGCCGGCGTCGCCTCCGGGAGCGTGGCGGCGGTCTACCGGTGGTACGTCAACGACGAACTCCCGGAGGGGATCGCCATCATCTTCGGCGTCTCCGTGATCGCGCTGTATCTCAACACCGCCTCCCTCGGATCGTACGTCGCGGGCGAACAGGTCGGGCTGTTCGAGCCAGCGACGGCGTTTTTCAACCTCGTCGCGCTGGGCGTCGCCACTGCCGTCTCGCCGGTAGGTCTCCGCGTTGGCGACGTGATGGGACGAAACGCCGCAGCGATGGCCGGCGGCCGGCAACTCCAGGGGGACGTGTCGGAAGTGGTGCGCAGCGCCGGGCGCGTCACGTCCGTGACGCTTCCACCCGCCGCCGATATCAACGACATCGACTCTTACGATCCCGTTTCCCCAGAGACAAAAGAACGGATGAGCGATGAAACGCTGCTTTTCCCGCGCCGGATCACCGTCGAGGAGTTGAGAGAGCGACTCACTACACGCATCAAGGAAGACTACGGCGTCGGACACGTCGACCTCGAAATCACCTCGGACGGAACCGTCGAGTATCTGGGCGTCGGCTCGCGCGCGGCGGGCATCGGCCCGACCCTCGCACCCGGCACCGCCGCGATCGCGGTTCGGGCGGACCCACCCTACGCAGCGACTCCCGGTGACACGGTGCAGCTGTGGACCGACGAGGAGGGGCCGAAACGCGTGACCACGGCCGAACTCCGGGCGACCGCCGGCGACGTCGCCACCGTCGCGCTCGACGAGTCCGACGCCGAAAATGTCGAACAGACACGCCGGTATCGGCTGGTCACGCTTCCCGCAGAGCCGCAGGCGGACCGGGAGTTCGCCTCGCTGTTGCGCAACGCCGACGAGACGATGAGTGTGGCGACGGTTGCACCAGAAAGCGGATGGGTCGGCGCGCCGATCGACCACCTGGGCCCGACAGTCGCCGCCGTTCGGCCCCGCGACGGATCGATCACGGCGATCCCGCCCCGCAGCTACGCCCTCGCGGCGGGCGACGAACTGTACCTCGTCGGGCGGCCCGACAGCCTCAGGCGGGCGGAGCGACGAGTCCGGGGGGAGACGGAACCGGAACAGACGGGTGCGCAATCCTCTTTGTCCGGCGGCAGTGACTGA
- a CDS encoding potassium channel family protein encodes MPSLPFEILLGIYLGVLTGVIPALVAGTLGFVFRYVTGVSIPGFGVIVLALAIAGINGGLLALNDETIRTDENAVAILTAIVVVLMLALYAHAKGDKLGANVPRRMSLKGLKDRTLSADVVELVGGRGRVRVTVVGDIEDLEGYPPLSADLREEIKAKEWTFPADLPVAELESRFEDQLRTEFDVANSVVSIDERARATVAAAPPVGGLSKRIPSGKRAVSVPALVPTGLVRGESIRIVTSDLTVEGTLLSASSGTSTETSTVEAKTDGGEPEETPPPSPVDRTIGGDGRVTVAIDRADAGTLLRAERGEVMVLSRGTRREFELTQLLRRAGKRFRKVSVKAGGPLDGSTIGEVNVREAYDVVILAAKHDGWDITPRGETALSAGDELFVVGTRDALTGFEEVAA; translated from the coding sequence ATGCCATCGCTTCCGTTCGAAATCCTGCTGGGGATCTATCTGGGCGTCCTCACGGGAGTCATTCCAGCCCTCGTCGCTGGAACACTGGGGTTCGTCTTCCGGTACGTCACCGGAGTGTCGATACCCGGATTCGGTGTCATCGTCCTCGCGCTCGCGATCGCAGGGATAAACGGAGGCCTGCTCGCGTTGAACGACGAGACGATCCGGACCGACGAAAACGCCGTCGCTATCCTGACGGCGATCGTCGTCGTGTTGATGCTCGCGCTGTACGCCCACGCGAAGGGAGACAAACTCGGCGCGAACGTGCCCAGACGGATGTCTCTCAAGGGGTTGAAGGACCGAACCCTGTCGGCGGACGTCGTCGAACTGGTCGGCGGGCGGGGACGGGTCCGGGTGACGGTCGTCGGCGATATCGAGGACCTCGAGGGGTATCCGCCGCTTTCGGCCGACCTTCGCGAGGAGATCAAAGCCAAGGAGTGGACGTTCCCGGCCGACCTCCCCGTCGCGGAGCTGGAGTCGCGGTTCGAAGATCAGCTCCGGACCGAGTTCGACGTGGCGAACTCGGTCGTGTCGATCGACGAGCGGGCGCGGGCGACCGTCGCCGCGGCCCCGCCTGTCGGTGGGCTCTCGAAACGGATCCCTTCCGGAAAGCGGGCAGTGTCGGTGCCGGCACTCGTTCCCACCGGGCTGGTCCGGGGTGAATCCATCCGGATCGTCACGTCGGATCTCACCGTCGAGGGGACACTGTTGAGCGCGTCGTCGGGCACGTCCACCGAAACGAGCACGGTTGAGGCGAAAACCGACGGCGGCGAACCCGAAGAGACCCCTCCGCCGTCACCTGTCGACCGGACAATAGGCGGGGACGGACGGGTGACGGTGGCTATCGACCGGGCGGACGCCGGCACCCTCCTCCGGGCGGAACGGGGGGAGGTCATGGTTCTCTCCAGGGGAACCCGACGGGAGTTCGAACTCACGCAACTGCTGCGTCGAGCCGGAAAGCGCTTCCGTAAAGTCTCCGTGAAAGCGGGCGGGCCGCTGGATGGGAGCACGATCGGCGAGGTGAACGTCAGGGAGGCGTACGACGTCGTCATCCTGGCAGCGAAACACGACGGGTGGGATATCACGCCGCGGGGAGAGACGGCGCTTTCTGCAGGGGACGAACTGTTCGTCGTGGGCACCCGCGATGCGCTCACCGGCTTCGAGGAGGTGGCAGCATGA
- a CDS encoding FAD-dependent oxidoreductase — protein MTRESFEAVVVGCGPGGAAAAATLARNGVETLVLERGVDAGSKNVSGGLIYAEESSPYTIDDLFPDFREAATERPVTEYYLHNVAGRQVKTFDVTKLHEHDTAWSDAVLRRRMDSWLAERVHEMTAETGGGLLTEVRVNGLLREGGEIIGVTCDELDPIEAELIVAADGVNSELARDADLMDWEEPEEWFQGVKAVVDVPPEEIDDSFDVGPDEGAAHLFSGDLFGDARGGGFVYTNRDSLSIGTVFHLDSIVETRAEPHELLDALLTHPALGEWLPDEYTEREYSAKLVPDSKKVAHRSPHRGRLVLVGDAAGQMQAQGPIIKGMNHAVTAGALAAEAYVEARSRGHTAAAGELYERKLNDEGVMGKLRPRRYEIVRQVGERDVLADALDAVTRSPVGRLGVRALGDRLERLYSSAFLATMVPDTQTPYVTLPTVIAEELGAPVVEENDVEPPSLEERIGELTYDTDVGNPHIELNDDSVAASGAAVTACPVSAKDFGGGCYREERVRTNGGEERVVSLDTQPCVECGTCAIVADTDWEHPRGGKGVAFDEG, from the coding sequence ATGACTCGAGAATCCTTCGAGGCAGTCGTCGTCGGCTGCGGGCCGGGCGGGGCTGCGGCAGCGGCCACGCTGGCGCGAAACGGGGTCGAAACGCTCGTCCTGGAACGCGGGGTGGATGCGGGCTCGAAGAACGTCTCCGGCGGACTCATCTACGCCGAGGAGTCGTCCCCGTACACGATCGACGACCTGTTTCCCGACTTCCGGGAGGCGGCGACGGAACGCCCGGTGACGGAGTACTACCTCCACAACGTCGCGGGGCGACAGGTCAAGACCTTCGACGTCACAAAATTGCACGAACACGACACCGCGTGGTCGGACGCGGTGCTCCGCCGACGGATGGACTCCTGGCTGGCCGAGCGCGTCCACGAGATGACCGCCGAGACCGGCGGAGGACTGCTCACCGAGGTCAGGGTGAACGGCCTTCTCCGGGAGGGCGGTGAGATAATCGGTGTCACCTGCGACGAACTCGACCCGATCGAGGCGGAACTGATCGTCGCCGCCGACGGCGTCAACTCCGAACTCGCCCGCGACGCCGATCTCATGGACTGGGAGGAACCCGAAGAGTGGTTCCAGGGCGTCAAGGCCGTCGTCGACGTCCCGCCCGAGGAGATCGACGATAGCTTCGATGTCGGACCCGACGAGGGGGCGGCTCACCTGTTTTCCGGTGACCTCTTCGGGGACGCCCGCGGTGGCGGGTTCGTCTACACGAACCGGGACTCGCTTTCCATCGGAACGGTGTTTCACCTCGACAGCATCGTGGAGACGCGAGCCGAGCCCCACGAACTGCTGGACGCGCTGTTGACGCATCCGGCACTCGGCGAGTGGCTCCCCGACGAATACACGGAACGCGAGTACTCGGCAAAACTCGTCCCCGACTCGAAGAAAGTCGCCCACCGGTCGCCCCACCGCGGCCGGCTCGTCCTCGTCGGGGATGCGGCCGGTCAGATGCAGGCGCAAGGCCCCATAATCAAGGGGATGAACCACGCGGTGACGGCTGGCGCGCTCGCAGCCGAGGCGTACGTCGAGGCGCGTTCGCGCGGACACACCGCCGCCGCGGGGGAGCTGTACGAACGGAAGCTGAACGACGAAGGCGTCATGGGCAAGCTCCGCCCCCGGCGCTACGAAATCGTCCGACAGGTCGGCGAGCGGGACGTCCTCGCGGACGCGCTCGATGCCGTGACACGATCGCCGGTCGGTCGGCTGGGTGTGCGAGCGCTCGGCGACCGGCTGGAGCGGCTCTACTCGTCGGCGTTTCTCGCGACGATGGTGCCGGACACCCAAACGCCGTACGTCACGCTCCCGACAGTGATCGCCGAGGAGCTCGGCGCACCCGTCGTGGAGGAAAACGACGTCGAACCGCCCTCCCTCGAGGAGCGGATCGGAGAGCTGACCTACGACACCGACGTGGGCAACCCCCACATCGAGCTGAACGACGACTCCGTCGCCGCCAGCGGCGCGGCGGTGACCGCCTGTCCGGTGAGTGCGAAAGACTTCGGCGGCGGCTGTTACCGCGAAGAGCGCGTACGAACCAACGGCGGCGAGGAGCGCGTCGTGAGTCTCGACACCCAGCCGTGCGTCGAGTGTGGGACCTGCGCAATCGTGGCCGATACCGACTGGGAACATCCCCGCGGAGGGAAGGGCGTTGCGTTCGACGAGGGGTAA
- a CDS encoding electron transfer flavoprotein subunit alpha/FixB family protein, protein MTLDPGEYDVSELGPELADVDDVDELREILEAEKSGKDRSTAKTLIESRIEKFEGEDEEGSADEDGDSGLDLEEMSAADVGNAVRKIDDVERLRELIERESAGNDRDSVKRLIENRIDSVAGSEGEESDRRPPEERHPELDHPTADKQYVKALDAGVYRDMWVYCETQSGELIDVSLEMLGKARELMDEYNRQYDADERVVAVLIGDDVAGHTETCVEHGADVVVYHEDDRLERFQHKPYTEIFCDMARWGAEPPVGVGEDRTPGTDPDPADWRDYDEPRYTLFPATNNGRDLSALVQGELDSGLASDCSGLYITDVTISNPVKTGGSGNNREFQRVLHMKRPDFSGFEYSTILCLDNPTREFHPQGASVIPGSFDVPQPKPERDGEVIEHDLGLQDEWFRAEVIDFDRLEGGIDLTGNDVVVCMGRGISADPTRGMELALDLADRFERADVGVTRGIVTGSFNFEGHVEQYTKEERQIGETGQEIEPDLYIAAGVSGAVQHKVGCDEAGTIVAINTDPDARIHDWSDYFIEGDLFEVLPRLIEGIDTGEIDLEAAADGGKLE, encoded by the coding sequence ATGACGCTCGACCCAGGCGAGTACGACGTCTCGGAACTCGGCCCCGAACTGGCCGACGTCGACGACGTCGACGAACTCCGTGAGATCCTCGAAGCCGAGAAGTCCGGAAAAGACCGATCGACGGCGAAGACGCTGATAGAGAGCCGCATCGAGAAGTTCGAGGGCGAAGACGAGGAGGGATCAGCGGACGAGGACGGGGACTCCGGCCTCGATCTCGAAGAGATGTCCGCGGCGGACGTGGGCAACGCGGTCAGGAAGATCGACGACGTCGAACGGCTTCGGGAACTGATCGAACGGGAATCGGCCGGAAACGATCGCGACAGCGTCAAACGCCTGATCGAAAACCGGATCGACTCGGTCGCGGGAAGCGAGGGGGAAGAAAGCGACAGACGCCCGCCCGAGGAGAGACACCCAGAACTCGATCACCCGACTGCCGACAAACAGTACGTCAAGGCCCTCGATGCGGGGGTCTATCGGGACATGTGGGTGTACTGCGAGACACAGTCCGGAGAACTGATCGACGTCTCCCTGGAGATGCTCGGGAAGGCACGGGAGCTAATGGACGAGTACAACCGACAGTACGACGCCGACGAGCGGGTCGTCGCCGTACTGATCGGCGACGACGTCGCAGGTCACACCGAAACGTGCGTCGAACACGGCGCCGACGTCGTCGTCTACCACGAGGACGACCGCCTCGAGCGGTTCCAGCACAAACCGTACACGGAGATCTTCTGTGACATGGCCCGGTGGGGAGCCGAGCCGCCGGTGGGCGTCGGCGAGGACCGCACTCCCGGTACCGATCCGGATCCCGCCGACTGGCGCGACTACGACGAGCCGCGGTACACCCTCTTTCCGGCGACCAACAACGGACGGGACCTCTCTGCGCTCGTGCAGGGCGAACTCGACTCCGGCCTCGCGAGCGACTGCTCGGGACTGTACATTACGGACGTGACCATCTCGAACCCAGTAAAAACGGGTGGGTCGGGGAACAACCGCGAGTTCCAGCGGGTACTCCACATGAAGCGTCCCGACTTCTCCGGGTTCGAGTACTCGACGATCCTCTGTCTCGACAACCCGACCCGGGAGTTCCATCCCCAGGGTGCGTCGGTCATCCCGGGGAGCTTCGACGTTCCACAACCGAAGCCAGAGCGGGACGGGGAGGTAATCGAACACGACCTCGGGCTCCAAGACGAGTGGTTCCGGGCCGAAGTGATCGACTTCGATCGGCTGGAAGGCGGGATCGACCTCACGGGGAACGACGTCGTGGTGTGCATGGGCCGGGGGATCAGCGCGGACCCCACCCGCGGGATGGAACTCGCCCTGGATCTGGCCGACAGGTTCGAACGCGCCGACGTGGGAGTAACCCGGGGTATCGTCACCGGCTCGTTCAACTTCGAGGGTCACGTCGAGCAGTACACGAAAGAGGAGCGGCAGATCGGCGAGACCGGACAGGAGATCGAACCGGACCTGTACATAGCCGCCGGCGTCTCGGGCGCCGTCCAGCACAAGGTCGGCTGTGACGAGGCGGGGACGATCGTGGCGATCAACACCGACCCGGACGCCCGGATCCACGACTGGTCGGACTACTTCATCGAGGGTGACCTCTTCGAGGTGTTGCCGCGGTTAATCGAGGGGATCGACACCGGGGAGATCGATCTCGAGGCCGCCGCCGACGGGGGGAAACTCGAATGA
- a CDS encoding electron transfer flavoprotein subunit beta/FixA family protein translates to MHTIVLTKGVPDFREGEVSFDEDGHLERGKTPTVMNPNDKHALEAALQTRVRHGGRVSLMSMGPPGYKSILQEGMRDVYADDLYLISDREFAAADTWATAITLATAIRHHGEPDLVFAGFKTADGETGHTGPQTCWCLDWPLVTHVVALEVDEDDRRLRAKRLVEGDVEEIETVEVPMPAVVVADPEFQPTYRTATNRLQHKRLRRETQKRAEEYEDHLEMWDHEELNLDPDYVGLDGSPTIVESVDPIPRPPSEREALAVDPGDPEAMGQILEEMQPFAAGGD, encoded by the coding sequence ATGCACACAATAGTACTGACGAAAGGCGTCCCTGATTTCCGAGAAGGGGAGGTGTCCTTCGACGAGGACGGCCACCTCGAACGGGGGAAGACCCCCACGGTGATGAACCCGAACGACAAACACGCCCTGGAGGCGGCGTTACAGACCCGCGTTCGACACGGCGGCCGAGTGAGCCTGATGAGTATGGGGCCTCCCGGATACAAGAGTATCCTCCAGGAGGGTATGCGTGACGTCTACGCCGACGACCTGTATCTCATCTCCGACAGGGAGTTCGCGGCGGCGGACACCTGGGCGACCGCGATCACGCTCGCGACCGCGATCCGGCACCACGGCGAGCCGGACCTGGTGTTTGCGGGATTTAAAACGGCCGACGGGGAGACCGGCCACACCGGCCCACAGACCTGCTGGTGTCTCGACTGGCCGCTCGTCACCCACGTCGTCGCACTCGAGGTCGACGAGGACGACCGGCGGCTCCGCGCGAAACGCCTCGTCGAGGGAGACGTCGAGGAGATCGAAACCGTCGAGGTCCCGATGCCCGCGGTCGTCGTCGCGGATCCGGAGTTTCAACCCACCTACCGGACCGCGACGAATCGACTCCAACACAAGCGTCTCCGCCGGGAGACACAAAAGCGAGCAGAGGAGTACGAGGACCACCTGGAGATGTGGGACCACGAGGAACTGAACCTGGATCCCGACTACGTCGGCCTCGACGGGTCGCCCACGATCGTCGAGAGCGTGGATCCGATTCCGCGGCCGCCCTCCGAACGGGAGGCACTCGCGGTCGACCCCGGGGATCCCGAGGCCATGGGACAGATCCTCGAGGAGATGCAGCCGTTCGCCGCGGGGGGTGACTAA
- a CDS encoding 4Fe-4S dicluster domain-containing protein codes for MPIDPNFEQNLEQTGEEHGVAVWGETEPPEKLGIRGTHVAVDFDICLADGACLEDCPVDVFEWVDTPGHPESEIKANPTNEDQCIDCMLCVDVCPVDAIDVDSGRAGRT; via the coding sequence ATGCCCATCGATCCGAACTTCGAGCAGAACCTCGAGCAGACCGGCGAAGAACACGGCGTCGCCGTCTGGGGGGAGACGGAGCCGCCGGAGAAACTCGGCATCCGCGGGACCCACGTCGCCGTCGACTTCGACATCTGCCTCGCCGACGGCGCCTGCCTGGAGGACTGCCCGGTCGACGTCTTCGAGTGGGTCGACACCCCAGGCCACCCCGAAAGCGAAATCAAGGCGAACCCGACGAACGAGGACCAGTGTATCGACTGTATGCTCTGTGTCGACGTCTGTCCGGTGGACGCGATCGACGTCGACTCCGGTCGCGCCGGACGGACGTGA
- a CDS encoding CBS pair associated ParBc domain-containing protein produces MSGKPTVKEYMTRDVQTVAPEDTVEEVTRRVVESDGHNGFPVCVGRSVEGFVSARDLLFADEDAPVFTVMNEDLIVAHPDMAVTDAARVILRSGIQKLPVVDDAGNLVGIISNTDVVRSQIERATPGKVGKLRRTLEQIHDIEIEEERRAVKLESLIPTQGRVYGDELEGRQYELERGLAEPLVVIDNAGTLYLADGHHRVMAARRLGIEKMEAYVIDIDEEIELGMAKTASKEGLERIDDIEVVDYARHPLVEATKRLQ; encoded by the coding sequence ATGAGCGGCAAGCCGACCGTCAAAGAGTACATGACCCGCGACGTCCAGACGGTGGCACCGGAAGACACCGTCGAAGAGGTCACCCGCCGCGTCGTGGAAAGCGACGGACACAACGGCTTTCCGGTGTGTGTCGGTCGGAGCGTCGAGGGGTTCGTTTCGGCGAGAGACTTGCTTTTTGCCGACGAGGACGCGCCGGTGTTTACGGTGATGAATGAGGATCTCATCGTCGCACATCCGGACATGGCCGTCACCGACGCCGCACGGGTCATTCTTCGGTCAGGGATTCAAAAGCTCCCGGTGGTCGACGACGCGGGTAATCTGGTCGGGATCATTTCGAATACGGATGTCGTCCGGTCACAGATCGAGCGGGCTACCCCCGGGAAGGTCGGCAAGCTCAGGCGCACACTGGAGCAGATTCACGACATCGAGATCGAAGAGGAGCGCCGGGCGGTGAAGCTGGAGTCGTTGATTCCGACACAGGGGCGGGTGTACGGGGACGAACTCGAGGGGAGACAGTACGAACTCGAACGTGGGCTCGCGGAACCGCTCGTGGTGATCGACAACGCTGGCACCCTGTATCTCGCCGACGGCCATCACCGGGTGATGGCCGCCCGACGCCTCGGCATCGAGAAGATGGAGGCGTACGTCATCGACATCGACGAGGAGATCGAACTGGGGATGGCAAAGACGGCCAGCAAGGAGGGGCTCGAGCGGATCGACGACATCGAGGTCGTCGACTACGCCCGCCACCCGCTGGTCGAGGCGACGAAACGGCTGCAGTGA
- a CDS encoding DHH family phosphoesterase, which translates to MIRRLVLGCGAVAHTVIENVPKGRDALYVVTADSGWASTLREEKILAREGDPTDPSTFPDDVDLVIVASDQSKRNVAAADAARGAFPDAEILASVGFDPAPETVKRLEQAADQLIDPTEAVAGRVLEASGGEGGQLMADLHTTLRELSGPLGVFAHDNPDPDAIASAIGLARLAEEIGVQAEACYFGEIAHQENRALVNLLDLPIRQIEEFDPSTYDGIALVDHSRPGVNDSLPPEIAVDLIVDHHPMREPIRAPYTDIRSGVGSTSTLLAEYFNRLGIDPGETLATALLYGIRIDTRDFTREVSALDFEAAAYLVDNADVAALERIESPGVSGETMETVARAIQNRDVRDSVLSSCVGEIGNRDALSQAADALLNMNGITVTFVYGFADGVAYGSARARGADLDLGEVLRDAFAEVGSAGGHADMAGVQVPLGILGTTAEEDVTELTEVVREVIADRFFEAVEDARQVPTLDFDTDVTFPED; encoded by the coding sequence ATGATACGGCGGCTGGTGCTCGGCTGCGGGGCGGTCGCCCACACTGTCATCGAGAACGTCCCGAAGGGGCGGGACGCGCTGTACGTCGTCACTGCCGACAGCGGCTGGGCTTCCACGCTCCGCGAGGAGAAAATCCTCGCCCGGGAGGGCGATCCGACCGATCCGTCGACGTTTCCCGACGACGTCGACCTCGTGATCGTCGCCTCCGACCAGTCGAAACGTAACGTCGCCGCCGCCGACGCAGCCAGGGGCGCGTTTCCCGACGCGGAGATCCTCGCGTCGGTCGGCTTCGATCCCGCACCGGAGACGGTGAAACGCCTGGAGCAGGCGGCCGACCAGCTGATCGACCCGACGGAGGCGGTCGCCGGACGCGTTCTCGAGGCCAGCGGCGGCGAGGGAGGACAGCTAATGGCCGACCTCCACACGACGCTGCGAGAACTGTCCGGCCCCCTCGGCGTGTTCGCCCACGACAACCCGGACCCCGACGCGATCGCCAGTGCGATCGGGCTGGCCCGACTCGCAGAGGAGATCGGCGTCCAGGCGGAAGCCTGCTACTTCGGCGAGATCGCCCACCAGGAGAACCGGGCTCTCGTGAACCTGCTGGATCTCCCAATCCGTCAGATCGAGGAGTTCGATCCGTCGACGTACGACGGGATCGCGCTGGTGGATCACTCGCGACCGGGGGTAAACGACAGCCTGCCGCCCGAGATCGCGGTCGATCTGATAGTGGATCACCACCCGATGAGAGAGCCGATACGAGCGCCGTACACCGACATCCGAAGCGGCGTCGGTTCGACGAGCACCCTGCTCGCGGAGTACTTCAACCGGCTGGGGATCGATCCCGGAGAGACGCTCGCGACGGCGCTTTTGTACGGCATCAGGATCGATACACGCGACTTCACTCGCGAGGTTTCTGCCCTCGACTTCGAGGCCGCAGCGTATCTCGTGGACAACGCCGACGTGGCGGCGCTCGAGCGGATCGAATCCCCCGGCGTCTCCGGGGAAACGATGGAGACGGTCGCCCGGGCGATACAGAATCGCGATGTGCGAGACTCCGTATTGAGCTCCTGTGTCGGAGAGATCGGCAATCGGGACGCTCTCTCGCAAGCGGCTGACGCGCTTTTGAACATGAACGGGATCACAGTTACCTTCGTGTATGGTTTCGCCGACGGTGTCGCGTACGGCTCTGCTCGCGCGCGAGGCGCCGACCTCGATCTCGGCGAAGTGCTCCGCGACGCGTTCGCGGAGGTCGGCTCGGCGGGCGGACACGCCGACATGGCGGGCGTACAGGTGCCGCTCGGAATCCTCGGGACCACGGCCGAGGAGGACGTGACCGAACTCACCGAGGTCGTGCGCGAGGTCATCGCCGATCGGTTCTTCGAGGCGGTCGAGGACGCAAGGCAGGTGCCGACCCTGGATTTCGACACCGACGTGACGTTTCCCGAAGACTGA